A genomic stretch from Chitinophaga agri includes:
- a CDS encoding HEPN domain-containing protein, with protein sequence MQSFRTELENPVVERDIIELEKKIRLFREGQIPEEKFRSLRLARGIYGQRQPGVQMIRIKLPYGKMTLEQWKRISDVSDEYSTGNLHLTTRQDVQIHFVSLDRTPELWSKLDLDDITIREACGNTVRNITASDRAGIDPQEPFDVTPYADATFRYFLRNPVCQDMGRKIKMSFSSSDADTAWSFMHDMGAIPKVRIVNGEEVRGFKVLVGGGLGAQPYLAHVAHEFLEADQLIPYIEAVLRVFDRHGERASRHKARMKFLVQKLGFEEFSRLVAEEYIANKVKSFHVDADAWPAVELPAAGTVLPAYEIKDAKKYEAWKTTNAFRQRQADYFAAYVRVPLGNISSVISRQLIEGLRPVVANDVRVTANQGLLLKYILPEHLPYVFSVLDAAGFAEPGFDSIADITACPGTDTCNLAISSSTGISTALELVIQEEFPDLIYNKDIKIKISGCMNSCGQHGIASIGFHGSSLKSGGKVLPALQVLLGGGIVGDGVGRVADKVIKVPSKRGPDVLRTLLADYDTNGQENEKFNDYYDRQGEKYFYDLLKPLTDLASLIDEDFVDWGQGDKFATAIGVGECASVVIDLVATLLFEGEEKLQLSKVAMDENQYADSIYHSYSTFVQTAKALLLGEGVSCNTQTGIINDFDKHFVETGKWALEGSFKTLVLQINQHEPSESFAKQYYQQAADFYQQAQSYRKQTAVATV encoded by the coding sequence ATGCAAAGCTTCAGAACAGAACTCGAAAATCCTGTCGTTGAGAGAGATATCATAGAGCTGGAGAAGAAGATCCGTTTATTCCGCGAAGGGCAGATCCCGGAGGAGAAGTTTCGTAGCCTGCGTCTGGCAAGAGGTATTTATGGTCAGCGTCAACCTGGGGTACAGATGATCCGTATCAAACTGCCTTATGGTAAAATGACCCTGGAACAATGGAAGCGTATTTCCGACGTATCTGATGAATATTCCACCGGTAATCTGCATCTGACCACCCGTCAGGATGTGCAGATCCACTTTGTGAGCCTGGACAGAACGCCTGAACTGTGGAGCAAGCTGGATCTTGATGATATCACGATCCGTGAGGCATGTGGTAATACCGTTCGTAATATCACGGCATCCGACAGGGCGGGTATTGATCCGCAGGAGCCGTTTGATGTGACTCCTTATGCGGACGCGACCTTCCGTTATTTCCTTCGTAACCCCGTGTGCCAGGATATGGGGCGTAAGATAAAAATGTCCTTTTCCAGCAGCGATGCAGATACGGCCTGGAGCTTTATGCATGATATGGGTGCAATCCCGAAGGTGCGTATCGTGAACGGGGAAGAAGTACGTGGATTCAAAGTACTGGTGGGTGGCGGCCTGGGCGCTCAGCCTTACCTGGCACACGTAGCGCATGAATTTCTGGAAGCTGATCAGCTGATCCCATATATAGAAGCGGTATTGCGTGTATTTGACCGCCATGGCGAAAGAGCCAGCCGTCATAAGGCACGTATGAAATTCCTGGTGCAGAAACTCGGTTTTGAAGAATTTTCAAGACTGGTGGCAGAGGAATACATCGCTAACAAGGTAAAATCATTCCATGTGGATGCGGATGCCTGGCCAGCAGTTGAATTACCAGCAGCAGGCACAGTATTACCAGCTTACGAAATAAAGGATGCTAAAAAATACGAGGCATGGAAAACGACGAATGCATTCCGCCAGCGTCAGGCAGACTATTTTGCTGCATATGTACGCGTACCCCTGGGAAATATCAGTTCTGTAATATCCCGTCAGCTGATCGAAGGCCTCAGACCTGTGGTTGCTAATGACGTAAGGGTTACTGCAAATCAGGGATTATTGCTGAAATACATCCTGCCTGAGCATTTACCTTATGTATTCAGTGTGCTGGATGCAGCCGGTTTCGCAGAACCAGGTTTTGACAGCATTGCAGATATTACGGCCTGTCCTGGTACTGACACCTGCAACCTGGCAATTTCCAGCAGCACGGGTATCTCTACTGCACTGGAACTGGTAATACAGGAAGAATTTCCTGACCTGATATATAATAAAGACATTAAGATCAAGATCAGTGGTTGTATGAACTCCTGTGGGCAGCATGGTATTGCTTCCATTGGTTTCCACGGTTCTTCTCTGAAGAGTGGAGGTAAGGTGCTGCCAGCCCTGCAGGTATTGTTAGGTGGCGGCATTGTGGGTGATGGTGTTGGCCGTGTGGCAGACAAAGTGATCAAGGTACCAAGTAAACGTGGTCCGGATGTGCTGCGTACCCTGCTGGCTGATTACGATACAAATGGCCAGGAGAATGAAAAGTTTAATGATTATTATGATCGTCAGGGAGAGAAATATTTCTATGACCTGCTGAAACCACTGACAGATCTGGCTTCGCTGATCGATGAGGATTTCGTTGACTGGGGCCAGGGCGACAAGTTTGCTACTGCCATCGGTGTGGGTGAGTGTGCGAGTGTGGTAATTGACCTGGTAGCGACTCTGCTGTTCGAAGGCGAAGAAAAGCTGCAGCTGAGTAAAGTCGCTATGGATGAGAATCAATATGCGGACAGTATCTACCATTCTTATTCTACGTTCGTACAAACAGCAAAGGCGCTGTTGCTGGGTGAAGGCGTGAGCTGTAATACTCAGACCGGCATCATCAACGACTTCGATAAACATTTTGTGGAAACAGGTAAGTGGGCACTCGAAGGCAGCTTCAAAACACTGGTGTTGCAGATCAATCAGCATGAACCTTCTGAAAGCTTTGCAAAACAATATTATCAGCAGGCAGCTGATTTCTATCAACAGGCACAATCATACAGAAAACAAACTGCTGTAGCGACAGTATAG
- a CDS encoding tetratricopeptide repeat-containing sensor histidine kinase, giving the protein MFKGYFYLLFVLFLVKGNDVIAQDSVLVFRTLDSAKRLPADTGKVKWLIEKGKSLGRYFDKQGAENPFFQEAILLSQRIKYAYGLFNAYNEAGSAKRNKSEYLLAADYHQKAVKYAEEARNDLWLCIALNNTGVDYRRMDDQLEKAFDYHFRALQLAEKINDVRNICVAINSIGNINLSTEKYAEAINHFEKALELEKQSKNNLGVAINLGNIGYAYQGLKRLDLAIEYYKKSLAVNQQLNNSIGLAICYNSLGSAYQEKKDYAQALEYLNKALEVNGNVDDKVHVAESYLNIAKLWSLQGKHEEARKYFMQSINLSQSWRFKYLLMEGYKALAKDYKASGDFKRSMEAMEKSLVYKDSLISEQSSLAWAQTQAIYDVDRKDNQIKSLEHDKQLGELRTKRNVVYTLSMAGFLVMLIIGGFFYIRHRNLETNKQTLQLELRSLRAQMNPHFIFNSLSSIHRFIWSNNQEEASDYLTKFSRLMRMILDNTQYTFISLNKELESLRLYLDLEKLRCNDVFEYQINVEDDINEEEVMIPPMIIQPYVENAIWHGLVHKSGKGMLDIAVTLKGKTLTCTVTDNGIGRKKAIEIKEKKGQTHRSMGMKVTEGRIDLIRKINNTKEADVTIIDLEDETGKALGTKVTLILPVEFIF; this is encoded by the coding sequence ATGTTTAAAGGCTACTTTTATCTACTTTTCGTGCTCTTCCTGGTAAAGGGGAATGATGTGATAGCCCAGGATTCGGTGCTTGTATTCCGTACGCTTGATTCTGCCAAAAGGCTCCCGGCAGATACAGGTAAGGTGAAATGGTTAATAGAGAAAGGCAAATCGCTTGGACGCTACTTTGATAAACAAGGGGCGGAAAATCCTTTTTTCCAGGAAGCAATTCTGTTGTCGCAGCGCATAAAATATGCGTATGGACTGTTCAATGCATATAATGAAGCGGGTAGCGCTAAAAGAAACAAATCAGAGTATCTCCTCGCTGCTGATTATCACCAGAAAGCTGTTAAATACGCTGAAGAAGCAAGAAATGACCTGTGGCTCTGTATTGCCCTGAACAATACCGGTGTGGACTACCGCCGGATGGATGACCAGCTGGAGAAGGCATTTGATTATCATTTCAGGGCCCTGCAACTGGCCGAGAAGATCAATGATGTCCGTAATATCTGCGTAGCGATCAATAGCATCGGAAACATTAATCTCTCTACCGAAAAATATGCAGAGGCGATCAATCATTTTGAAAAGGCACTCGAACTGGAGAAGCAAAGCAAGAACAATCTGGGAGTAGCGATCAACCTGGGAAACATAGGCTACGCCTATCAGGGACTAAAACGACTGGACCTTGCGATCGAATATTATAAGAAATCCCTCGCAGTAAATCAGCAACTGAATAACAGTATCGGACTGGCCATCTGTTATAACTCGCTCGGCTCCGCCTATCAGGAGAAAAAAGACTACGCCCAGGCACTTGAATATCTGAATAAAGCTTTGGAAGTCAACGGTAACGTAGATGATAAGGTCCATGTGGCAGAAAGTTATCTGAACATTGCGAAACTGTGGAGCCTGCAGGGAAAGCATGAAGAAGCCCGTAAATACTTTATGCAGTCCATCAACCTTAGCCAGAGCTGGCGTTTTAAATACCTGCTGATGGAAGGGTATAAGGCATTGGCCAAGGACTACAAGGCTTCCGGTGATTTCAAACGATCAATGGAAGCAATGGAAAAATCGCTTGTGTATAAGGACAGTCTGATCAGTGAACAGTCTTCGCTGGCGTGGGCACAAACGCAGGCGATCTATGATGTGGATCGTAAAGATAACCAGATCAAGTCATTAGAACATGATAAACAGCTGGGTGAATTACGTACCAAACGTAATGTGGTATATACATTGTCGATGGCAGGATTTTTAGTGATGCTGATAATAGGAGGGTTCTTCTATATCAGACACCGCAACCTGGAAACCAATAAACAGACCCTTCAGCTGGAACTTCGTTCTTTGCGTGCCCAGATGAATCCTCACTTTATTTTCAACTCACTCAGCTCTATTCACCGGTTCATCTGGAGTAATAACCAGGAAGAGGCGTCAGATTATCTGACGAAATTTTCCCGGCTAATGAGGATGATCCTTGATAACACCCAATACACATTCATATCTTTGAACAAGGAACTGGAGTCATTACGCCTTTACCTGGACCTGGAAAAGCTGCGCTGCAATGATGTATTTGAATACCAGATCAATGTAGAAGACGATATTAATGAGGAGGAAGTAATGATTCCACCGATGATCATTCAACCATATGTAGAAAATGCGATCTGGCATGGTCTTGTACATAAATCAGGCAAGGGGATGCTGGATATAGCTGTCACACTGAAAGGAAAAACCCTGACCTGTACGGTTACAGATAATGGTATAGGACGTAAAAAAGCAATCGAGATCAAGGAAAAAAAGGGACAGACCCATCGCTCAATGGGGATGAAGGTAACAGAAGGCCGTATAGACCTCATCAGGAAGATCAACAATACGAAAGAAGCGGACGTGACGATTATAGACCTGGAAGATGAGACGGGTAAAGCATTGGGTACAAAGGTGACACTGATCTTACCCGTAGAATTTATATTTTAA
- the rpsA gene encoding 30S ribosomal protein S1 encodes MAENNITNEQNAEQQAPVASAQETATTNAPVAVTAHDDFDWSVDKRNVSSYSKEEKAKYDATYDNTFKVIEENGLLTGTVVGLTKTDVVINIGFKSDGLISLNEFRDLQGLKVGDEVEVLVVEKEDRDGNLHLSRKQARQQRAWEKIVEVYKTGEVVTGTVTSKTKGGLIVDVYGMETFLPGSQIDVKPVTDYDQFVGKTMEFKVVKVNEAIRNAVVSHKALIESDIEQQRVDIISKLEKGQVLEGTIKNITDFGAFIDLGGLDGLLYITDISWGRISHPSEVLQMDQKINVVVLDFDDEKKRISLGYKQLTPHPWDTLPAHITEGARVKGKVVNIEDYGAFLEILPGVEGLVHVSEISWASTPINAKEFFKLGEEYEAVVVTLSKEERKMSLSIKQLTEDPWATIETKFPLDSRHKGIVKNITPYGVFVELETGIGGMIHISDLSWIKRFNHPSEYTKVGSEIEVVILGIDKDNRKLSLGHKQIEEDPWNTFETIFPIGSVHEGTVVKKDEKGATVQLQYGLEAYAPARHLRTEDEKPINVEDVKEFMIIEFDRSEKRILVSHTRVWEQAKNEEKEAVAKERKAEADKTRKAVKTIQNKVEKATLGDLGALAELREKLKQNEGDEKKGE; translated from the coding sequence TTGGCAGAAAACAACATTACTAACGAACAAAACGCTGAACAACAGGCACCTGTAGCATCAGCACAGGAAACAGCGACAACAAATGCGCCTGTTGCCGTAACCGCTCACGACGATTTCGACTGGAGCGTGGACAAACGCAATGTATCTTCTTATTCTAAAGAAGAGAAAGCGAAGTACGATGCAACGTACGACAACACTTTCAAAGTGATTGAAGAAAACGGTCTGCTCACTGGTACTGTAGTTGGTTTAACCAAAACAGACGTAGTGATCAACATCGGTTTCAAATCTGACGGTCTGATTTCACTGAACGAGTTCCGTGATCTGCAGGGTCTGAAAGTAGGAGACGAAGTTGAAGTACTGGTTGTTGAAAAAGAAGACCGCGATGGTAACCTGCACCTGAGCCGTAAACAGGCTCGTCAACAGCGTGCTTGGGAAAAAATCGTGGAAGTTTACAAAACTGGCGAAGTGGTTACTGGTACCGTTACCAGCAAAACCAAAGGCGGCTTGATCGTAGACGTTTATGGTATGGAAACATTCCTGCCAGGTTCTCAGATCGACGTTAAGCCTGTTACAGACTACGATCAGTTTGTAGGTAAAACAATGGAGTTCAAGGTAGTTAAGGTTAACGAGGCTATCAGAAACGCAGTTGTTTCCCACAAAGCGCTTATCGAAAGCGACATCGAACAGCAGAGAGTGGATATTATCTCCAAACTGGAAAAAGGCCAGGTTCTGGAAGGTACTATCAAAAATATCACCGATTTCGGCGCATTCATCGACCTGGGTGGTCTGGATGGTCTGCTGTACATCACCGACATCAGCTGGGGACGTATCTCTCATCCAAGCGAAGTACTGCAGATGGATCAAAAGATCAATGTGGTTGTACTGGACTTCGACGACGAGAAAAAACGTATCAGCCTTGGTTACAAACAACTTACTCCTCACCCATGGGATACCCTGCCTGCTCACATCACTGAAGGTGCGCGCGTAAAAGGTAAGGTAGTGAACATCGAAGATTACGGTGCATTCCTGGAAATTCTGCCTGGTGTAGAAGGTCTGGTACACGTATCTGAGATCTCCTGGGCTTCAACTCCTATCAATGCTAAAGAATTCTTCAAATTAGGCGAAGAATACGAAGCAGTGGTAGTGACCCTGAGCAAAGAAGAGCGTAAGATGAGCCTGTCTATCAAGCAACTGACAGAAGATCCTTGGGCTACTATCGAAACTAAATTCCCGCTGGACAGCCGTCACAAAGGTATCGTGAAGAACATCACTCCTTATGGCGTATTCGTTGAGCTGGAAACTGGTATCGGTGGTATGATCCACATCTCTGACCTGAGCTGGATCAAACGCTTCAACCACCCAAGTGAATACACTAAAGTGGGTAGCGAAATCGAGGTAGTTATACTGGGTATCGATAAAGATAACCGTAAACTGAGCCTTGGCCACAAACAGATCGAAGAAGATCCTTGGAATACTTTCGAGACTATCTTCCCGATCGGCTCCGTTCACGAAGGTACTGTAGTGAAGAAAGACGAGAAAGGTGCTACAGTTCAGCTGCAGTACGGTCTCGAAGCCTACGCTCCTGCTCGTCACCTGCGCACAGAAGATGAGAAACCAATCAACGTTGAAGATGTGAAAGAATTCATGATCATTGAATTCGATCGTAGCGAAAAACGTATCCTGGTATCTCATACAAGAGTGTGGGAACAAGCTAAGAACGAAGAGAAAGAAGCAGTTGCCAAAGAAAGAAAAGCAGAAGCTGACAAAACTCGTAAAGCAGTGAAAACTATCCAGAACAAGGTAGAAAAAGCTACCCTTGGCGACCTGGGTGCGCTGGCTGAACTGAGAGAGAAGCTGAAGCAGAACGAAGGCGACGAAAAGAAAGGTGAATAA
- a CDS encoding rhomboid family protein, with translation MNGTSFSSDIRYWLKQGNTINHLLFWNVVVFLVLGIMRLTGKFATSLTPITDFIENNLALHTNIMAALQKPWGLLTYMFTHFDILHVFFNMLNLYWFGSIFRSFLGNQRILPLYLLGGIAGGIACLLLYNLALGGYNAPMIGASASVMAILIACATKLPNYEIGLLFIGSIRLKWLAIVVIILDLVSLTQGNWGGISAHMGGALFGFVYIKFLNNGTDLCQPLIWLFSNRSRRASAARRRFKPKKSPLKVVKAGQEENKQLRLDQLLDKINDNGMESLSPEEKAWLKKMSQE, from the coding sequence ATGAACGGGACCTCATTCAGCTCTGATATTCGCTACTGGCTTAAACAAGGAAACACCATTAACCATCTTCTTTTCTGGAATGTCGTTGTTTTCCTTGTCCTGGGAATTATGCGCCTGACCGGCAAATTTGCTACATCGTTAACTCCCATTACCGACTTTATAGAAAATAATCTTGCCCTGCACACCAATATTATGGCTGCATTGCAGAAACCCTGGGGCCTTCTCACCTACATGTTCACGCATTTTGATATTCTGCATGTGTTCTTCAATATGCTGAACCTGTACTGGTTCGGGAGCATTTTCAGGTCTTTTCTCGGCAATCAGCGCATACTTCCGCTATATTTATTAGGTGGTATCGCTGGTGGTATCGCCTGCCTGCTGCTTTATAACCTGGCCCTGGGTGGATACAACGCGCCTATGATCGGTGCTTCTGCTTCTGTTATGGCCATTCTGATCGCCTGTGCGACCAAACTGCCCAATTATGAGATAGGCCTTCTCTTCATAGGTTCTATCCGGCTCAAATGGCTGGCTATCGTAGTGATTATCCTGGACCTCGTTTCCCTTACCCAGGGTAACTGGGGCGGTATCTCTGCTCACATGGGCGGCGCCCTGTTCGGTTTCGTTTATATCAAGTTCCTGAATAATGGTACTGACCTGTGTCAGCCCCTGATCTGGCTTTTTAGTAACCGTTCCCGCCGGGCTTCGGCTGCACGGCGCCGTTTCAAACCGAAAAAATCTCCTCTTAAAGTGGTAAAAGCCGGCCAGGAAGAAAACAAACAACTGCGGCTGGACCAACTGCTCGACAAGATCAATGACAATGGCATGGAGAGCCTCAGCCCGGAAGAGAAAGCATGGCTGAAGAAAATGAGCCAGGAATAA
- a CDS encoding LytR/AlgR family response regulator transcription factor, producing MSEIKAIIVDDEQHCIDALQTMLQKKCPEVTVLGGVNSVKEAKELIMEVQPDVVFLDVEMPHQNGFELLKMFDKITFDVIFTTAYEQYALKAIKFNALDYLLKPFSVKELQDAIQKCISRRNAAGNSAQPEMNTSPLEVFLQNMKTLHQTHKKIALPTINGLVFMPVQNIVRCESTGNYTRIFFTDKKNLMVSRPLKEFEELLTDVDFFRVHNSHLINLQQMQSYIQGEGGFALMSDGTQVEISRRRKADFLKKAMQF from the coding sequence ATGAGCGAAATTAAAGCAATCATTGTTGATGATGAGCAACATTGTATAGATGCTCTCCAGACTATGCTTCAGAAGAAATGTCCGGAAGTGACTGTGCTGGGAGGCGTGAACAGTGTGAAAGAGGCAAAGGAGCTGATAATGGAAGTGCAGCCGGATGTCGTATTCCTGGATGTGGAAATGCCTCATCAGAACGGTTTTGAGTTACTGAAAATGTTTGATAAGATCACTTTTGATGTGATCTTTACCACCGCTTATGAACAATATGCCCTGAAAGCCATTAAGTTCAATGCACTGGATTATTTACTAAAGCCTTTTAGCGTTAAAGAGCTGCAGGACGCGATACAGAAATGTATCAGCCGGCGAAACGCCGCAGGGAATAGTGCGCAGCCGGAAATGAATACTTCTCCCCTGGAAGTCTTCCTGCAGAACATGAAGACACTGCACCAGACACATAAGAAGATAGCACTGCCGACTATCAACGGGTTGGTTTTTATGCCTGTACAGAATATAGTGCGTTGTGAGTCAACAGGTAATTATACCCGGATCTTTTTTACAGATAAGAAGAATCTCATGGTATCCAGGCCGTTAAAAGAGTTTGAAGAGCTGCTCACGGATGTTGACTTCTTCAGGGTACACAATTCACACCTGATCAACTTACAGCAAATGCAGTCGTATATACAGGGTGAAGGCGGGTTTGCATTGATGAGTGATGGAACGCAGGTAGAAATTTCGAGAAGAAGGAAGGCAGATTTCCTTAAAAAAGCGATGCAGTTCTAA
- a CDS encoding 4-hydroxy-3-methylbut-2-enyl diphosphate reductase — protein sequence MKTFNVPIIYRSPLISAIKNRRKQQDRMKKDFTPTVLDFGPLKILLARHFGFCYGVENAIEIAFKTVEENPDKRIFLLSEMIHNPHVNNDLLAKGVRFIMDTAGKQLVPWESLTPDDIVIIPAFGTTLEIEAKLSSLGIAPLQYNTTCPFVERVWNKAEQIGKQSYTVIVHGKPGHEETRATFSHSLSNTPTVVVKDIKEAELLATFITGERKAEEFYTHFNGQYSPGFDVTKDLQRVGVVNQTTMLATETQAIADYIKNVIMDRYALTADNVSERFADTRDTLCYATNDNQSAVTGLLQQDADLAIVVGGYNSSNTSHLVELCEVKLPTYFISSEEKMVSSSEIHHWDFHHKQELHSTSFLPEQEQITIMLTSGASCPDALVEAVIRKLLSFYDLEYKMEAVAATFA from the coding sequence ATGAAAACATTTAACGTTCCTATTATATATCGCAGTCCGCTGATCTCGGCTATTAAGAACCGCCGTAAGCAGCAGGACCGTATGAAAAAGGATTTTACACCGACTGTGCTGGACTTTGGTCCACTGAAAATATTACTGGCCCGCCACTTCGGCTTCTGCTACGGTGTCGAAAATGCCATTGAAATAGCCTTTAAGACAGTAGAGGAAAATCCGGACAAACGGATCTTCCTGCTTAGTGAAATGATCCATAATCCACATGTCAACAATGACCTGCTGGCTAAAGGTGTACGGTTCATTATGGATACTGCAGGCAAACAGCTGGTTCCATGGGAATCACTGACCCCTGATGATATTGTCATCATCCCTGCCTTCGGTACCACCCTGGAAATAGAAGCAAAACTCTCGTCCCTGGGCATCGCTCCCCTGCAATACAATACCACCTGCCCATTTGTGGAAAGGGTCTGGAATAAAGCTGAGCAGATCGGAAAACAATCCTATACGGTGATCGTACACGGCAAACCAGGACATGAAGAAACCCGTGCAACCTTCTCCCACAGCCTTAGTAATACGCCTACTGTTGTGGTAAAAGATATAAAGGAAGCCGAACTGCTGGCTACCTTCATCACCGGAGAAAGAAAAGCGGAAGAGTTTTATACGCACTTCAATGGCCAGTACTCCCCGGGTTTCGATGTGACCAAAGACCTTCAGCGTGTGGGCGTCGTCAATCAGACGACCATGCTCGCCACTGAAACACAGGCAATTGCTGACTACATCAAAAATGTGATCATGGACCGATATGCCCTGACTGCTGATAACGTCAGTGAGCGTTTTGCCGATACCCGTGATACCCTATGCTATGCAACCAACGATAACCAAAGTGCAGTAACCGGCCTGTTGCAGCAGGATGCTGATCTTGCTATTGTCGTAGGTGGTTACAACAGCTCCAACACCTCACACCTGGTAGAACTCTGTGAAGTGAAACTGCCTACCTATTTCATTTCTTCTGAAGAAAAAATGGTGTCATCCAGTGAGATCCATCACTGGGACTTCCACCACAAACAGGAACTGCACAGCACCTCCTTCCTTCCGGAACAGGAACAGATCACTATCATGCTGACAAGCGGTGCTTCCTGCCCGGATGCGCTCGTTGAAGCAGTGATCAGAAAACTGTTGTCCTTCTATGATCTGGAATATAAAATGGAAGCTGTCGCAGCTACTTTTGCCTAA
- the cmk gene encoding (d)CMP kinase encodes MKKIIITIDGYSSCGKSTLAKQLAAQLDYVYIDSGAMYRAITLYFIQNRVDWNDHDAVKAALADIHLEFEFNPMSQASEITLNGENVEHMIREMLVAEKVSEVAAIKEVRELAVAQQQKMGKRKGIVMDGRDIGTTVFPHAELKIFMTADTAIRVERRFKELYAKNKNISIHEVKENLELRDYIDTNREISPLRKAEDAIILDNSQLTQDEQLKLVMQWIEDAVLVQS; translated from the coding sequence TTGAAAAAGATTATTATCACGATAGATGGTTATTCTTCATGTGGGAAGAGCACGCTGGCAAAACAACTGGCAGCGCAGCTTGATTATGTCTACATTGATAGTGGGGCCATGTATCGTGCAATAACGCTTTATTTTATTCAGAACAGGGTGGACTGGAACGACCATGACGCGGTAAAGGCGGCATTGGCAGACATTCACCTGGAGTTTGAGTTCAACCCTATGTCACAGGCATCGGAAATTACCCTGAACGGGGAAAATGTCGAGCACATGATCAGGGAAATGCTGGTTGCTGAAAAGGTAAGTGAAGTGGCAGCCATAAAGGAAGTACGCGAACTTGCCGTTGCACAGCAACAGAAAATGGGCAAAAGAAAGGGTATTGTAATGGATGGAAGGGATATCGGTACAACGGTATTCCCACATGCAGAACTAAAAATATTCATGACCGCTGACACAGCCATTCGTGTTGAACGCAGGTTCAAGGAATTGTATGCCAAGAACAAGAATATCAGTATTCACGAGGTAAAAGAGAACCTTGAGCTCAGAGACTATATAGACACAAACAGGGAGATCAGCCCATTGAGAAAGGCGGAAGATGCCATTATCCTTGACAACAGTCAGTTAACCCAGGATGAACAGCTGAAGCTGGTGATGCAGTGGATAGAAGATGCTGTTTTGGTGCAGTCCTGA
- the hxpB gene encoding hexitol phosphatase HxpB, with translation MINTVIFDMDGLLIDSEPLWGEAMSEVFATVGVNLTSELYSHTTGLRTAEVVDYWQHYFKWEGKDNNQVTNEIIDAVIAKILAKGEAMEGLEYILDYFAKKNFKIGLASSSPLRLIESAVDHMGIRDRFDAISSAEFESHGKPHPAVYLACAKKLGSMPIDCIAFEDSVTGMTAAKAARMKTVVVPEAHNRQNKRYALADVQLNSLLDFNDEILDRLKA, from the coding sequence ATGATAAACACGGTGATTTTTGATATGGATGGGCTGCTGATTGATTCTGAGCCACTTTGGGGTGAAGCAATGAGCGAGGTTTTCGCCACTGTAGGCGTTAACCTGACATCAGAACTGTACAGCCATACTACCGGCCTGCGTACAGCGGAAGTAGTTGACTACTGGCAGCATTACTTCAAATGGGAAGGAAAAGATAATAACCAGGTTACCAACGAGATCATCGATGCCGTGATCGCAAAGATCCTGGCAAAAGGTGAAGCAATGGAAGGACTGGAATATATACTGGACTATTTTGCTAAAAAGAACTTCAAAATAGGACTGGCCTCTTCCTCTCCCCTGCGCCTGATCGAATCAGCTGTTGATCATATGGGTATCAGGGATCGTTTTGACGCTATCTCTTCTGCCGAGTTCGAGTCACATGGTAAGCCACATCCGGCGGTTTATCTGGCTTGTGCCAAAAAGCTGGGAAGCATGCCGATCGATTGTATTGCTTTTGAAGATTCTGTAACGGGTATGACAGCAGCTAAAGCTGCACGCATGAAAACTGTAGTGGTGCCTGAGGCGCACAACCGCCAGAACAAACGTTATGCACTGGCAGACGTACAATTAAATTCCCTGCTGGACTTTAATGATGAGATCCTGGACAGATTAAAAGCCTAA